A window of the Ochotona princeps isolate mOchPri1 chromosome 30, mOchPri1.hap1, whole genome shotgun sequence genome harbors these coding sequences:
- the DZIP1L gene encoding cilium assembly protein DZIP1L produces MQTQVPTTEGLAGPLFGACTLPTFKFQPRRESIDWRRISALDVERVARELDVATLQENISGVTFCNLDRETCSRCGQPVDPALLKVLRLAQLSIEYLLHCQDCLSSSVAQLEARLQASLGQQQRGQQELGRQADELKGVREESRRRRKMISALQQLLMQTGAHNYHTCHLCDKTFMNATFLRGHIQRRHAATVADSTGKLKQEEPVEKVLEELRAKLKWTQDELEAQRVAERQRQLQEAELTRQREIEAKKEFDEWKEKEQTKFYGEIDKLKKLFWDEVKSVANQNSTLEEKLQALQSHSVTESNLGSLRDEESEERLRHAQELQALREKMETQKTEWKKKMKTLQEEYAAEKRELKEGNSRLQASLTQDQSRAAAQAQRQINALRTQLQEQARLIASQEETIQRLTRRNAEGIRGAPQAADTEEDSSEEEPEKSQEEQRKVLASLRRNPALLKQFRPVLEDTLEEKLESMGIRKDTRGISLQTLGRLESLLRAQRGQKARKLAEFLTLREQLVKEVTRRAKERQKGALESPPRSQPPVQSRRSTQVARETQLRTRGPNVALTSKLAEPLTPTLQSHGSCASGPMQVSTPIPHPRAHGPPRAPASPGPGLSTPPFSSEEDSEEDAAQRVALQPPRAPSRMAAPAGDGSAWSDTESSEEHTQPPGQGSGGLASSETLVQCMVRNLETQLETPVKKPAGGVSLFSTPKDAGPQRAATLGWQPQLSEDESDLEISSLEVLPQDLDQREKPKPLSRSKLPEKVGSHPWGSGQSRVSGW; encoded by the exons ATGCAGACGCAGGTTCCGACTACCGAGGGCCTCGCTGGTCCCCTCTTCGGGGCCTGCACACTGCCCACCTTCAAGTTCCAGCCTCGTCGAGAGAGCATAGACTGGAGGCGCATCAGCGCCCTGGACGTGGAGCGTGTGGCCCGGGAGCTGGACGTGGCCACCCTGCAGGAGAACATCTCTGGGGTCACCTTCTGCAACTTGGATCGGGAGACGTGCAGCCGCTGCGGGCAGCCTGTGGACCCGGCGCTGCTGAAGGTGCTGCGCCTGGCACAGCTCAGCATCGAGTACCTGCTGCACTGCCAGGATTGCCTGAGCAGCAGCGTGGCCCAGCTGGAGGCGCGGCtgcaggccagcctgggccagcagcagcgtggccagcaggagctgggccgcCAGGCTGATGAGCTCAAGGGTGTGCGGGAGGAGAGCCGCCGGCGACGCAAGATGATCAGcgccctgcagcagctgctgatgCAGACGGGTGCCCACAACTACCACACG TGCCACCTGTGTGACAAGACGTTCATGAACGCCACCTTCCTCCGAGGCCACATCCAGCGCAGGCACGCAGCCACGGTGGCAG ACTCCACAGGGAAGCTGAAGCAGGAAGAGCCGGTGGAGAAGGTGCTAGAAGAGCTTCGAGCCAAGCTGAAGTGGACCCAGGATGAGCTGGAAGCCCAGAGGGTGGCCGAGAGGCAGCGGCAGCTGCAG GAAGCAGAGCTTACTCGCCAAAGAGAAATAGAAGCTAAGAAAGAATTTGATgagtggaaagaaaaagaacagactaAGTTTTATGGGGAGATAGATAAGCTGAAAAAATTATTCTGGGATGAAGTTAAAAGTGTTGCCAACCAGAACTCTACACTGGAAGAG AAACTTCAGGCCCTGCAGTCCCACAGTGTGACCGAGTCCAACCTGGGGTCGCTGCGGGATGAGGAGTCCGAGGAACGACTCAGACATGCGCAGGAGCTGCAGGCCCTGAGGGAGAAGATGGAAACTCAG aaaacagagtggaagaaaaaaatgaagacctTGCAGGAAGAGTATGCGGCTGAGAAGAGAGag CTGAAGGAGGGGAACAGCAGGCTGCAGGCGTCCCTGACTCAGGACCAGAGCAGGGCGGCAGCCCAAGCCCAGCGCCAGATCAACGCCCTCCGCACTCAGCTGCAGGAGCAAGCCCGGCTCATCGCCTCCCAGGAGGAGACG ATCCAGAGGCTGACGCGCAGGAATGCGGAGG GGATCCGTGGGGCACCCCAGGCTGCGGACACGGAGGAGGACTCGTCTGAGGAAG AGCCAGAGAAGTCCCAGGAGGAGCAGCGGAAGGTGCTGGCCTCTCTGAGGCGAAACCCCGCCCTGCTGAAGCAGTTCAGGCCGGTCCTGGAGGACACGTTGGAGGAGAAGCTGGAGAGCATGGGGATCCGGAAG GACACCCGGGGCATCTCGCTTCAGACTCTTGGACGCCTGGAGTCCCTGCTCAGAGCCCAGCGCGGGCAGAAGGCCAGAAAGTTGGCCGAGTTTCTGACGCTGAGGGAACAGCTTGTGAAGGAAGTCACCcgcagagcaaaggagagacagaagggggcCTTGGAGTCCCCACCCCGCAGCCAGCCGCCAG TCCAAAGCCGGCGGAGCACGCAGGTGGCCAGAGAGACGCAACTGAGGACCAGGGGCCCAAATGTGGCATTGACCTCCAAGCTGGCAGAGCCACTCACACCCACTCTTCAGAGTCACGGCAGCTGCGCTTCTGGCCCCATGCAGGTGTCCACCCCCATTCCACATCCCAGAGCGCATGGACCCCCCAGAGCCCCTGCTTCCCCGGGGCCTGGGCTCAG CACGCCCCCATTCAGCTCCGAAGAGGACTCGGAGGAGGATGCCGCACAGCGAGTGGCGCTTCAGCCCCCGAGAGCTCCCTCCAGAATGGCGGccccagcaggggatggctcgGCCTGGTCTGACACCGAGAGCTCGGAGGAGCACACCCAGCCCCCTGGCCAGGGCTCAGGTGGACTGGCTTCCTCAG AAACGCTGGTACAGTGCATGGTCAGAAACCTGGAGACGCAGTTAGAAACACCTGTGAAGAAGCCAGCTGGAGGGGTCAGTCTGTTCTCTACGCCGAAGGACGCTGGGCCACAGAGAGCCGCCACGCTGGGGTGGCAGCCACAG